One window of the Bubalus bubalis isolate 160015118507 breed Murrah chromosome 8, NDDB_SH_1, whole genome shotgun sequence genome contains the following:
- the LOC102400810 gene encoding proteolipid protein 2-like encodes MADSERLTAPGCWAACTSFSSTGKGFLLFAEIILCLVILICFSTSTSGYSFLSVIEMIFAAVFFVVYMCDLHTKIQIINWPWSDFIQTLVAVILYLITSIVVLVERGNSSKIAAGVLGLCAAGLFGYDAYITFPLRQQRHTAAPADPADGPV; translated from the coding sequence ATGGCGGATTCCGAGCGCCTCACGGCTCCCGGCTGCTGGGCCGCCTGCACCAGCTTCTCGAGCACCGGAAAGggatttcttctgtttgctgagaTTATACTATGCCTGGTGATTCTGATCTGCTTTAGCACCTCGACATCAGGGTACTCTTTCTTGTCGGTGATAGAGATGATCTTTGCCGCCGTCTTTTTTGTTGTCTACATGTGTGACCTGCACACCAAGATACAGATCATCAACTGGCCTTGGAGTGATTTCATCCAAACCCTTGTAGCAGTCATTCTCTACCTGATCACCTCCATTGTGGTGCTCGTTGAGAGAGGAAAcagctccaaaatcgctgcaggtGTGCTGGGCCTATGCGCTGCAGGCCTCTTTGGCTATGATGCCTACATTACCTTCCCCTTGCGGCAGCAGAGACATACAGCAGCCCCTGCTGACCCTGCAGATGGCCCGGTGTAG